The following DNA comes from Microbacterium foliorum.
CCTACAACCGCGACCGGATGCCGACGGAGAGCATCGCCACCGGCACGATCCGCCTGCCCTAGGTTCTGGCCAGCGGCTCCGCGGACATCGCGGCGGCGTCCGTGACCCGCGACAACGAGGCGAATGCCTGAGCGAGGTCGGCGATCAGGTCGTCGACGTTCTCGAGACCGATCGAGAGTCGCAGCACATCCGCATCGGGGCGAGCCTCTGCGGGCACGGGCCGGTGGGTCAGCGCGGCCGGATGCTGGATCAGCGAATCGACACCACCCAGCGACACGGCGTGCGTGAACAGCGATGTCGACGAGGTGACGGCGGATGCCGCGGCATACCCGCCCTGCATCCGCATCGCGATCATGGCCCCGGTGCCGCGCATCTGGCGCGCGAGGATGCCGTCGGGATCCTCATCGAGGCCGGGATAGAAGACCTCCGCGACCTCTGGCCGGTCGATCAGCCACTGCACGATGCGGCGAGCGCTCTCCTGCTGCGCCCGCATGCGCACCGGAAGGGTCGTGAGTCCGCGGTGCAGCAGGTAGGCGCCGAGCGGGTGCAGCAGCCCGCCCGTCACTGCGCGCACGCGGCGCAGCGTCTCTGCGGTCTGCTCGCTGCAGGCCACCACACCGGCGATCACGTCGCCGTGCCCGCCGAGGTACTTCGTGGCGCTGTGCAGCGACATGGCCGCGCCGTGGTCGAGGGGGTTCTGCAGCACGGGCGTCGCGAAGGTGTTGTCGACGACGACGGGGACGCCTCCGGCCTGCGCGACCACCGCGGCGATGTCGGCGATCTCGAGGGTCGGGTTGGCGGGGGTCTCGACCACCACGAGTCCCGTGTCCGGGCGGATCGACGCAGCGACCTCGGCAGGGTGGCAGTACGTGGTCTCGACACCCAGCAGGCCCGAGCCGAGCAGATGGTCGGTGCCGCCGTAGAGGGGGCGCACCGCGACCACGTGGTTCTTGCCGGCAGCCGGTCCGTGCGCGAGGATCACCGCGGTCATCGCCGCCATGCCCGACGCGAAGGCGACCGATGCCTCGGCGTGCTCGAGCTCGGCGAGGGCGTCTTCGAACCGCGCCACGGTCGGGTTCCAGAGCCGCGCGTAGACCATGCTGCCGTCGGCGGGCGGCCGCCCGCCCGTCGCCATCGCCTCGTACGAGTCGCCACCGCGCTCGATATCGGGCAGCGGGTTGGTCGTCGACAGGTCGATCGGCAGCGCGTGGACGCCGAGTCCTTCGAGGTCTGAGCGGCCGCTGTGCACGGCGACGGTGTCTGGATGCAACGGTGCAGTCATGCCTGCCACGTTGCCCGAATCACGATCGATGCGCAGAAATTCGACAGCATCCGTCGTGTTCTGAGTGGTTCCCGATATTCTGAGCGAACATGCGACCACAGGAGGTGCGGGCATTGGCGAAAGCACAACTCGATGAGATCGATCTCGAGATCCTCGCCGTGCTCACCCGCGATGCCGAGGTCACGAACAAGGCTCTCGCGCACGGGCTGGGCCTGGCGGAGTCCACGTGCGCCCATCGCGTGCGAGCGCTGCGTGAGCGCGGGATCATCCGCGACACCCGCGTCCGGATCGACGGGGCGGCTCTCGGCCTGCCCCTGCAGGCGATCATCAAAGTGCGCCTCGCGAATCACACCGGCCCCAAGGTCACGGCGCTCTTCGACGCGCTCGCGAGCATCCCCCGGGTGCTGCAGGTGTTCCACGTCGCGGGTGTCGACGACTTCCTCGTGCACGTCGCGGTGCAGGATGCCACCGCTCTGCGCGACATCGTGCTCGAGCACATCACGATCCACCCCGTGGTCCGCGGCACCGAGACGCAATTGGTGTTCGAGCTCCGCGACGGCGCCGGTCTGCTCGCGCGCTGAGCGGATCGTGGGCGAGGATGGACTGGTCCGTCGAGCAAGGGAGCCCCGAATGAGCCGCAGCGCCACCGCAGCCACGACCGCGATCAGAGAGATGCGCGACTTCCTCTTCGCGAATGCGACGGACTACCCGGCGGCGCGCGAAGGGTTCGTCTGGCCGTCGCCCACCGAGTTCAATTTCGCGCTCGAGTGGTTCGACGTGATCGCGGGCGAGACGCCCGACCGCCCTGCCGTGCAGATCGTGTCGGCCGATCTCAGTCTCGAGTCTTGGACGTACGGCCAGCTGTCGGCCCGCTCAGACCAGGTCGCGGCCTGGCTGACCGGCCTCGGCATCCGACGAGGCGACCACGTCATCGTGATGCTCGGCAACACCATCGAGCTGTGGGAGGTGATGCTCGCCATCACCAAGATCGGCGCGGTGTCGATCCCGACGTCGACCCTGCTCTCGGCATCCGACCTCGCCTACCGCGTCGAGCACGGCAGAGCCCGCGCGATCGTCACGCTCGGCAGCCTCGGTGAGCGCATCGCCGACATCGACGCCGACGTGCTGCGCATCGGAGTGGGTGACGGCGTCCCGTCTGAGTGGACGCGCTTCGACGACTCTTCCAGCGCGCCGACGACCTTCGAACCGGACGCCGCGACGCCGGCCGACGACACGGCCCTGCTCTACTTCACGAGCGGCACGACCAACCGCCCGAAGCTCGTGCAGCACACGCACGTCTCGTATCCCATCGGACACCTGTCGACCATGTGGTGGCTGGGCGTGCGACCCGATGACGTGCACCTGAACATCTCGTCGCCGGGGTGGGCGAAGCATGCATGGTCGAGCTTCTACTCGCCGTTCCTCGCCGAGGCGACGGTCTTCGTCTACAACTACGACCGGTTCGACGCGAACACCCTGATGCAGGTGATGGACACGCACCACGTCTCGACGTTCTGTGCGCCGCCGACGGTGTGGCGGATGCTGATCCAGGCCGACCTCGCGCGACTGACCCACCCGCCGCGCGAGCTCGTGGGGGCCGGCGAGCCGCTGAACCCCGAGGTCATCGACCGGGTGCGCGCGGCGTGGGGCGGCACGATCCGCGACGGCTTCGGCCAGACCGAGATGACGGCCTGCGTGGGCAACTCCCCCGGCCAGGTCGTCAAGGTCGGATCCATGGGGCGCCCGCTGCCCGGGTATCCCGTGGTGCTGCTCGACCCCGCCACCGGTGAGATCGCCGAGCACGAGGGCGAGATCGCACTCGATCTGGCCGACCCGCCGGTCGGGCTCATGGCCGGGTACTACGACGACCCCGACAAGACAGCCGAGTCCCGCGTCGGCGGCTACCACCACACCGGTGACATCGCCCAGCGGGATGCCGACGGGTATCTGACCTACATCGGCCGGGCAGACGACGTGTTCAAAGCCTCCGACTACAAGATCTCACCGTTCGAGCTCGAGTCGGTGCTGTTGGAGCACGACCTCGTGATCGAGGCGGCGGTGATCCCGAGCCCCGACCCGACGCGGCTCGCGGTTCCGAAGGCCTACGTCTGTCTGCGCCCCGACGCGGTCGGTGCCGAGGCCGATGCCGCCCGTTCGATCTTCGCCTACGCGCGCGACCGATTGTCGTCGCACCTGTGGGTGCGGATCATCGAATTCGTCCCCGAGCTGCCCAAGACGATCTCGGGCAAGATCCGGCGCGTCGAGCTGCGCGCCAGAGAGGCCGAGCGCGTGACCTCAGGAGACGAGGGCGCGCAGCACCGCGATCGCGACTACCGCTGACGAGCCCTCAGCCTGCCAGCGCGGGCTGACTGCCCGTGCTCGGCGTCGCCGTCGTGCTGCGCGGCACGGCAACCGGATCCGGTGCGTCGACGAGGGGCTGGACCCGCGCTGCGCGGGCCGCTTCGCGTGCCGGCTCACCGGCGCTCACGATGCCGCGACCCACGGCTCCGATCACCAGCATCACGACGAGCGCCGCGCCTGAGATCAGCAGCGGCGTCCACTGATTCGCGAACGATGCCGTGGAGCTGAGCATCGCGCTCGGAATCCACAGACCGACCGCTCCGCCGGCGAGACCCGCTGCTCCGCGCATGATCGCGACCCCTGCGATGAGCGCACACAGCGCTGCGAGCACAGCTCCCGCCACTCCGATCGGCACCAGAATCGATGCTAGTTCGCTTGCCACCCTTGACGATGTCATCACGACCCCCCGGTCTGCGGAATCTCCGCACTACCAACACTACGAAGTGTCGGCGTGCTGGACATCCATCTCAAGGATGATGTTCTGCAACCGTGACGAGCTGTTCAGCGACGCGTCAACCGCCCGAAACGTGAGGTCTTGACCACTCGCACCGGCTGAGTGACGACCGCATCGACGACCATCGAGCCGTCCGTCGGTCCGATGATCGCCATCGCCGACGTCTCGGTGGACTCGATCGGGTCGACCGGCATGCGAGCGAGCGACCGATGAGCGCGCACATACGCCGGCACCAGCAGCACGATCGCGCCGAGCCAGGCGAGAGGGTTGCTGAGCGCCACGCCCTCGAAGCCGATCATCGCGCCGAGCACGATGGCGGCACCGACGCGCATCACCAGCTCGATCACCCCCGTGACGGTGGGCACGAGGGTGTGGCCGAGGCCCTGCAGCGCACCGCGCAGCACGAACAGCACGCCGAGCGCCCAGTAACCGCATCCGTTGATGATCAGCATGAGGTGTGCGAGGTCGACGACCTCATCCGCTGCGGCGCCCTCGCCGACGAACAGCCGCACCAGGGGCGCACCGAACGCGATGATGACGACTCCGAGCGCGATGCCGGCGGCGATCGCCATCCAGGTGCCCTCTACGACACCGCGGCGGATGCGGTCGGGGCGGCGTCCACCCAGGTTCTGCGCCGTGTACATCGATGAGGCGAGACCCAGCGACGAGAGGAACGCCACGGCGAGGCCGTCGACGCGGGACGCCGTCGTGTAGGCGGCGACGGCATCGGAGCCGAGGGTGTTCAGCGCCACCTGCACGACGAGCGTGCCGATCGCGATGATCGACGCCTGGAAACCCATCGGCAGGCCGAGGCGCAGGTGCTCCCTGAAGTCGTCGCGGGTGACGCGCCAGTCGGCCCGACGCAGGTGCAGCATCGGCAGCCGACGGCGCACGAACTCGAGGCACAGCGCCACCGACACGGCCTGGGCGACGACGGTCGCGAGGGCCGCGCCGCCCACGCCCCAGTCGAGCGGTCCGACCATGAGGATCACGAGGCCGACATTGAGCGCACACGACACCGTGAGGAAGATCAGCGGCGTGCGCGAGTCGCCGATCGCGCGGATGATCGCCGAGAGGTAGTTGAAGAACATCGTCGCGCTGGCGCCGATGAAGCTGATCTGCGTGAAGACCGTGGCCTCGGGCATGAGCTCGGCCGGCGTCTGCAGCAGGGCGAGCGTCGGTGCCGCGATCAACGGCGCGACGATCGTGAGCACCACGCTGGTGATGCCGGTCAGGATCACGCCCGTCGCGACCGAGCGGCGCACCGCCGCACCGTCACCCGCGCCGAACGCCTGCGCGATGGGGATCGCGAAGCCGCTCGTCAGACCCCAGGCGAAGCCGATCAGCAGGAACAGCAGGCTGCCGGTCGCGCCGACGGCGGCGAGAGACTCGACGCCGAGGTGCCGGCCGACGACGACGGCATCGGCGAACTGGTACATCTGCTGCACGACATTGCCGAGCAGCAGGGGGATCGAGAACGACAGGATGACGCGCCACGGGCGGCCCGTGGTGAGGGAGGTGGCCATGAGAGGAGCGGCTCGCAGAACTGGGGGATGATCGGGGGTCGAACAAGGATATCGAATCGATTCGGTTAACTGCCATCCCTGATCGGCCATTACGGTCGGAAGGATGCCGCAGCGGGACGCGGCACCCGATACCGGAGGATCGAGCGATGACGACAGAGAGAACACGGGGATCCGTCGGGGTGGACGCGACCGCCGGGGGCGACGGCGACGGCGACGACCAGCACCTGAAGAGGGCCCTGAGCAACCGCCACATCCAGCTGCTCGCGATCGGCGGTGCGATCGGCACCGGCCTGTTCATGGGCAGCGGCAAGACGATCTCGGTCGCCGGCCCCTCGGTGATCTTCGTCTACATGATCATCGGCTTCATGCTCTTCTTCGTCATGCGGGCGATGGGCGAGCTGCTGCTGTCGAACCTCAAGTACAAGTCGTTCAGCGACTTCGCGAGCGATCTGCTCGGCCCGTGGGCCGGCTTCTTCACCGGATGGACGTACTGGTTCTGCTGGGTCGTCACCGGAGTCGCCGATGTGATCGCGATCGCCGGATACTCGGATGCGCTGATCCCCGGCATCCCGTTGTGGATCCCCGGAGTCCTCGTGATCGTCATCCTGCTCGCGCTGAACCTGCCCACCGTCGCCGCCTTCGGCGAGATGGAGTTCTGGTTCGCGCTGATCAAGATCATCGCGATCGTCGCGCTCATCGTCACCGGTCTCGTGATGATCTTCACCGGCTTCCAGCACGATGCGGGAACCGCGAGCTTCAGCAACCTGTGGGACCACGGCGGCATGTTCCCGCACGGCTTCATGGGCTTCGTCGCGGGCTTCCAGATCGCGGTGTTCGCGTTCGTCGGCGTCGAGCTCGTCGGCACCGCCGCAGCCGAGACCAAGGACCCCGAGAAGAACCTCCCCAAGGCGATCAACGCGATCCCGATCCGCATCCTGCTCTTCTACGTGGGTGCGCTCGTGATCCTGATGGCCGTCACCCCGTGGACCGAGTACGTCGCCGGCGAGAGCCCGTTCATCGCGATGTTCGCCCTCGCGGGCCTCGGCATCGCCGCGACGGTCGTCAACCTCGTGGTGCTGACCTCGGCCATGTCGAGCGCCAACTCGGGCATCTACTCGACGTCGCGCATGGTCTTCGGTCTCGCGAAAGACGGCGACGCACCGCGCATCTTCGGTCGCCTCTCGAAGCGAAGGGTGCCGCAGAATGCGCTGTTCCTGTCGTGCATCCTGCTGTTCTCGGGGGTCGTGCTGCTCTACGCGGGTGAAGACATCGGCACCGCGTTCGACATGGTGACCACGGTGTCGGCCGTCTGCTTCATGTTCGTGTGGACGATCTTCCTGTGCAGCTACCTCGTCTACCGCCGCCGGCGGCCCGAGAAGGTCGCGGCGTCGAAGTTCCGGATGCCGGGCGGCGTCTTCATGGTCTACGTGGTGCTCGCGTTCTTCGTGTTCATCCTCTGGGCACTGACGACCCAGCCAGACACCCTTACCGCGCTGCTGGTGACGCCGATCTGGTTCGCACTGCTGTTCGTTTCGTGGCTGTTCGTGCGCAAGTCGCAGAACCATCTGACCCGTCACGCAGCGCACATCGCGTACCTGCGCGACGACTCCCCGGAGTAGCCGCGGGCGGATGAGGGAGGGGCTGACAGCCCCTCCCTCATCGTCGAGGCCGCGCGTAGCGTCGGTCTCGACGAAAGGACACCGCATGCACACTCGCACACTCGGACAGGGACTCGAGGTCTCGGCAGTCGGACTCGGCTGCATGGGAATGTCACAGAGCTACGGGCCGAACCCCGGCACCCGCGACGAGATGATCGCCGTGCTGCGCTCGGCGCTCGACCTCGGAGTCACGTTCTTCGACACCGCAGAGGTCTACGGCCCGTATGTGAATGAGGAGCTGGTCGGCGAGGCTCTCGAGCCGATCCGCGACCAGGTCGTCATCGCGACGAAGTTCGGCTGGCGCATCGAAGACGGCAAGAGCGTCGGCCTCGACAGCCGGCCGGAGCAGATCCGCCGCGTCGCCGAGCAGTCGCTGCGTCGCCTGCGCTCCGACGTGATCGACCTCTTCTACCAGCACCGCGTCGACCCCGACGTGCCGATCGAAGACGTCGCCGGCACGGTGGCCGAGCTGATCGCAGAGGGCAAGGTGCGGCACTTCGGGCTGTCCGAGGCATCGGCCTCGACGATCCGCCGGGCACATGCCGTGCAGCCGGTCACCGCGCTGCAGAGCGAGTACTCGCTGTGGACGCGCGACCCTGAGGCCGAGGTCCTGCCCGCCCTCGGCGAGCTCGGCATCGGCTTCGTGCCCTTCAGCCCGCTCGGCAAGGGGTTCCTCACCGGCACGGTCGATCGCAGCACTTCATTCGCTGAAGGTGACATCCGCGGCACGATCCCGCGCTTCAGCGAGGAGAACCGGGCAGCGAACCAGGCGCTGGTGGGCCACGTCGCCTCACTCGCGGAGGCCAAGGATGCCTCGCCCGGTCAGATAGCCCTCGCCTGGCTGCTGGCTCGCGAACCGTGGATCGTGCCGATTCCCGGCACCCGACGCACCTCTCGCATCGCCGAGAACGTCGGAGCGACGGCTGTGGCGCTGTCGGCCGACGAGATGGCGGATCTCGACCGGCTCGCCGACCGGGTCGGGGTGCGGGGAGACCGGTACAACCCGCAGCAGATGTCGTTCGTCGATCGTTGAGCGCGCGAGAGCGCTGGGTAGTCTGAGGCGGATGACTCCGCCCCGCAGCTACCCGGCCACGATCGCCGCACCCGTGGAGCACGAACTCGTCATCAAGAAGTCGCGGTTCATCGCACGGGTCGAGCCGGTCGCCTCGGTCGAGGATGCGGATGCCGTGATCGCGCGCATCCGCAAGCAGTGGTGGGATGCGCGGCACAACTGCACCGCGATGGTCACCGGTCTGCTCGGCGATCAGGCGCGCTCGTCGGATGACGGCGAGCCGTCCGGCACTGCGGGGGTGCCGATGCTCGAGGTGCTGCGACGGCGAGAGCTGACCGACGTCGTCGCCGTCGTGACCCGCTACTTCGGCGGCGTGAAGCTCGGTGCCGGCGGGCTCGTGCGCGCGTACTCGTCGGCCGTCTCGGAGACCTTCGATCTCGCATCGCTCGTGCACCGGCAGTCCCTCACTCAGGTGACGATCGACGTCGCACAGGCGGATGCCGGACGCTTCGACAACCTTCTGCGCGACTGGGTGCCGCGTCACGGCGCGACGCTCGGTGATCCGCGTTACGGGGCGCTGGCCACATTCGAGGTGTGGGTGCCCGCGCAGGAGCTCGAGCGACTCGCGGATGACATCGCCGCGGCATCCGCCGGCTCCGTGGTGCCGGTGATCGGCGTCGAGCGCGTCGTGGACGTGCCGGCCTGACCTCGACCGCGGCGCCCGGCTGATCCACAACAGCGTCCGGATATTCTGGATGCCGCGATCTCGGAAGGAGAGCGATGTTCGACAGCCCGCTCTCGGCTTCTGCCTACGAGATCCTCGGTGTGGACCCGACCGTCGACGACGACGAGCTGCGGCGCGCCTACCGTCGTCGCCTGCGCCAGACGCACCCGGACACGGGTGGCGACGCCGCCGTGTTCATCCAGGTGCAGCGGGCGTGGGAGCTGATCGGCACCCCCGAGGGCCGCGCGGCCTACGACCGCCGTTCCGGCGCGCACCCCGGCATCCCGGCCGAACCGGAGTGGAACGGCTGGCGCCCGCAGTCGGCAGCCCGCACCGACACCCGCCCCCGGGCACGGTCGTACGGCCACCCGGGCGGCTGGCGCCGAGAGCGCTACCTGTCGCTGATCCGCGAATGGGCCGGCCGCGGCGTCGAGGTGCCCGACCCCTATGACCCTGCGCTCGTGCGCTCGGCCCCACGTGACCTGCGTCGCCTGCTGGCCGATGCTCTCGCCGAAGAGGCGACCGCCCGCACGGTGAGCGCGCTCGGCATGGGCTTCACGGTGTGGCACGACGTGGCCACAGGAGCGGACGCCGACGACAAGCTCGACCATGTCGTGCTCAGCCCGTCCGGCCTCTACGGCATCATGTCGGAGGACTTCGGCGGGGTCGTCGGGTTCCGGCGAGGCGAGATCACCGGCCCGAGCCTCGGCACACGCGCGCCCGTCACCGCCGCTCTCGCGCGCATGCGCACCGTCGCCAAGGCCGCCCGCGTGAAGTTCGGCGGACTCATCATGGTGCTCCCCGACGATGATCTGGCCCAGGCTGTCACGCCGCTGGGCAGCAGCCGCGGCGTGCCCGTCGTGGTCGTGCGTCGCAGCGCGCTCTCGATGGTGCTGCGCCAGGGAGTCCCCGGCGCCCGTGCCATCGGCGGCAACGAGCTCTTCGACGTGCGCACCCGACTGCAGCAGACCGTCACCTTCGTCTGACGCGGGGCCTCCTGAGATCGAGAGGAGCTCTTGACCGCGATCGTCAAACCGGTTTACACTCGCCTCACCCGCATTCGTCAAACCGGTTAAATCCTGCTGGCCGGATGCCGATGGTCAGCCCGATGTTCCACGAGGAGGTGGCATGAGCCGCACGACGATCGCCGACGTCGCCCGCGAAGCCGGCGTCACCAAGGCCACCGTCTCGCACGCGATGAGCGGCAAGCGGCCCATCTCCGACGACACCAGGGCCAAGGTGCTCGCCGCCGCCGAGAAGCTCAACTGGGTGCCGAGCCAGAGCGCCCGCGCGCTGGCCACCCAGAAGGCCAACGCGATCGCGGTGGTGCTGGCCCGAGACCCTGAGGTCATCGCGAACGACTCGTTCTTCCCCGCGTTCATCGCCGGTGTCGAGTCGGTGCTGGCCGAGACCGAGACCGCCCTGATCCTGCAGGTGGTTCCCGATCGCGCAGCCGAAGAGCGGGCCTACCGGTCGCTCAGTCACGGTCGCGCGGATGGCGCCCTGCTGCTCGACCTGAGGAACGATGACTGGCGCGTGCCGCTGCTCGAAGAGCTCGACCTCCCGTCGGTGCTGGTCGGCGCCTACGAGCAGCCGACCAGGTTCTCCTGCGTGCGCACCGATGACGACTCACCCGTGCGCGAGATCATCGCTCACCTGCGCACCGAGGGGCATGAGCGCATCGCGCACGTCTCGGGTCCGCTCGACTACGTGCACTCGCGGGTGCGGGCTGATGCCTACATCGCCGCCGTGGGCGGCGATGCTCTGCTGCGCGAAGGCGACTTCACCGCCTCGAGCGGCCGCGAGCGCACCGCCGAACTGCTCGCGCTGCCCGAGCGCCCGACCGCCATCCTGTACTCGAACGACACCATGGCGATCGCCGGGCTGTCATTCGCACGGTCGAGCGGCCTCAGCATCCCCCGGGATCTCGCGATCGCCGGCTTCGACGACGACCACCTCTCGGCTCATCTCTCCCCCGCGTTGACGAGCGTCTCATCGGGCCCTGCCGCGCGAGGACGCGCCGCCGCCCGCCTGCTGCAGGCCGACATCCTCGGTGCCGAGCCGCGCACAGAGGTCGTCGACTGCAACGTCGTGCACTTCCGGGAGAGCACCACCCGCTAGACGATCGCCCGAACCATCGCGTCAAGGAGGACAACATGAAGAAGAAGATCCGCGCAGCAGCGCTCCTGGGAGCCGTCGCACTGGTCGCCACCGGCTGCTCGTCCGGTGGCGGAGGCGGCGATGCCTCGGCCGAGGGCACCGGCTCGATCGACATCTGGCTGTCGAACAACGAACAGGAGGTCGCCTGGGGCACCGCCGTGGTCGACGCCTGGAACGCCGAGCACCCCGACGAGCAGGTCAACGCTCAGGAGATCCCCGCCGGTTCGTCGTCGGAAGAGGCGATCACCGCGGCCATCACCGCCGGCACCGCGCCGTGCCTCGTCTACAACGTGGCTCCGGCTGCGGTCTCAGGCTGGGTCAAGCAGGGCGGACTCGTCGACCTCAGCTCCATGGAGGGCGGCAGCGACTACATCACCGAGCGCGGTGGAGAGGTCGACTCGTACGCGACCGACGGCAGCTTCTATCAGCTGCCGTGGAAGTCGAACCCGGTCATGGTGATGTACAACAAAGCCCTCTTCGAGGCGGCGGGCATCGACCCCGAAGACCCCCAGATGGCCTCGTACGACGACTTCCTCGCCGGGTCACGGGCGATCGTGGAATCCGGCGTGCAGAGCGCGATCTGGCCGGCGCCGACCAGCGAGTTCTACCAGCCCTGGTTCGATTTCTACCCGCTCTATCTCGCCGAGACCGACGGCACGATGCTCGTCGAAGACGGCACAGCGACGGTCGACTCGGATGCCGGGCGCGAGGTCGCCGAGTTCTGGAAGACCTTCTACGACGAGAAGCTCTCGCCCAACGAGGCCTCGACCGATGACGCGATGTCGGCCGGCACGACCGCGATGCAGCTCGCCGGCCCGTGGGCCATCCCGTCGTATGCCGAGACCGTCGACGTCGGGTTCATGCCCGTGCCGACGAGCGACGGCCGCGAGAACCCGACCACCTTCGCCGACTCGAAGAGCGTGTCGATGTTCACCGCGTGCGAGAACCAGGGCACCGCGTGGGAGTTCCTGAAGTTCTCGACGAGCGTCGACAGCGACGGACAGCTGCTCGAGGCGACGGGCCAGATGCCGATGCGCACCGACCTCACCGAGACCTACGCCGACTACTTCGACGCGAACCCGAACTACGTGGCGTTCGCCGAGCAGGCCGAGGCCACGGCAGACGTGCCCAGCATCCCCAACTCGGTCGAGGCCTGGCAGGCCTTCCGCGACGAGTACTCCGCCGCCGTGATCTTCGGCAAGGAGTCGGTCGACGACTTCCTGAAGAACGCCACGACGAAGATCGACGACCTCGTCGCCGAGTGATGAGCCCGTCATGACGCTCCGAGACGACGCCGTCGCGGACGTGGCCGGGGGCACTGCAGCCCCGGCCCCGTCCGCGGGCCGGCCACCGAGGGCGCGGTTGCGCACCCGACTCCTGGGTGCGCAACCGATCGGCGGCCTGTTCGCCCTGCCGTACCTGATCTTCGTGCTGGCGATCTTCGCGTTCCCGCTGGGATTCGCGGTCTACATCGCCTTCCACGACTACTTCTTCACGGCCCCCAACGTCGAAGTCGAGCGACCGTTCGTGGGCTTCGACAACTTCGTGACCGTGCTCACCGACCCGAGGGTTCTCGGATCGTTCCGCAACACCCTGATCTTCCTCGTCATCAACGTGCCGCTCACCGCCGTGCTCTCGCTCGTGCTCGCGGCGGCGCTGAACACCGGCATCCGCTGGGTCGCCGCCTACCGCGTGGCGTTCTACGTGCCGTATCTGACGGCGAGCGTCTCGCTCGTCGGAGTGTGGATGCTGCTGTTCTCGGGCAACGGTCTGATCAACACGATCCTCGGGCCACTCGCCCCCGATCCGTCATGGTTGGTGAACAGCGGTCTCGCGATGCCGATGATCGCGCTGTACGTCACGTGGAAGCAGCTGGGCTTCTACATCCTGCTGTACCTCGCAGCGCTGCAGAACGTGCCGAAAGAGCTCTACGAATCGGCCGAGACCGACGGTGCCGGCGCGTTCTCGCGCTTCTGGAACGTCACGGTTCCCGGTGTGCGCAGCGCCACCACGCTCGTGCTGATCCTGTCGATCATCACCGGAGCGAA
Coding sequences within:
- a CDS encoding IMPACT family protein, with protein sequence MTPPRSYPATIAAPVEHELVIKKSRFIARVEPVASVEDADAVIARIRKQWWDARHNCTAMVTGLLGDQARSSDDGEPSGTAGVPMLEVLRRRELTDVVAVVTRYFGGVKLGAGGLVRAYSSAVSETFDLASLVHRQSLTQVTIDVAQADAGRFDNLLRDWVPRHGATLGDPRYGALATFEVWVPAQELERLADDIAAASAGSVVPVIGVERVVDVPA
- a CDS encoding J domain-containing protein, translated to MFDSPLSASAYEILGVDPTVDDDELRRAYRRRLRQTHPDTGGDAAVFIQVQRAWELIGTPEGRAAYDRRSGAHPGIPAEPEWNGWRPQSAARTDTRPRARSYGHPGGWRRERYLSLIREWAGRGVEVPDPYDPALVRSAPRDLRRLLADALAEEATARTVSALGMGFTVWHDVATGADADDKLDHVVLSPSGLYGIMSEDFGGVVGFRRGEITGPSLGTRAPVTAALARMRTVAKAARVKFGGLIMVLPDDDLAQAVTPLGSSRGVPVVVVRRSALSMVLRQGVPGARAIGGNELFDVRTRLQQTVTFV
- a CDS encoding LacI family DNA-binding transcriptional regulator; amino-acid sequence: MSRTTIADVAREAGVTKATVSHAMSGKRPISDDTRAKVLAAAEKLNWVPSQSARALATQKANAIAVVLARDPEVIANDSFFPAFIAGVESVLAETETALILQVVPDRAAEERAYRSLSHGRADGALLLDLRNDDWRVPLLEELDLPSVLVGAYEQPTRFSCVRTDDDSPVREIIAHLRTEGHERIAHVSGPLDYVHSRVRADAYIAAVGGDALLREGDFTASSGRERTAELLALPERPTAILYSNDTMAIAGLSFARSSGLSIPRDLAIAGFDDDHLSAHLSPALTSVSSGPAARGRAAARLLQADILGAEPRTEVVDCNVVHFRESTTR
- a CDS encoding extracellular solute-binding protein, with the translated sequence MKKKIRAAALLGAVALVATGCSSGGGGGDASAEGTGSIDIWLSNNEQEVAWGTAVVDAWNAEHPDEQVNAQEIPAGSSSEEAITAAITAGTAPCLVYNVAPAAVSGWVKQGGLVDLSSMEGGSDYITERGGEVDSYATDGSFYQLPWKSNPVMVMYNKALFEAAGIDPEDPQMASYDDFLAGSRAIVESGVQSAIWPAPTSEFYQPWFDFYPLYLAETDGTMLVEDGTATVDSDAGREVAEFWKTFYDEKLSPNEASTDDAMSAGTTAMQLAGPWAIPSYAETVDVGFMPVPTSDGRENPTTFADSKSVSMFTACENQGTAWEFLKFSTSVDSDGQLLEATGQMPMRTDLTETYADYFDANPNYVAFAEQAEATADVPSIPNSVEAWQAFRDEYSAAVIFGKESVDDFLKNATTKIDDLVAE
- a CDS encoding carbohydrate ABC transporter permease; the encoded protein is MTLRDDAVADVAGGTAAPAPSAGRPPRARLRTRLLGAQPIGGLFALPYLIFVLAIFAFPLGFAVYIAFHDYFFTAPNVEVERPFVGFDNFVTVLTDPRVLGSFRNTLIFLVINVPLTAVLSLVLAAALNTGIRWVAAYRVAFYVPYLTASVSLVGVWMLLFSGNGLINTILGPLAPDPSWLVNSGLAMPMIALYVTWKQLGFYILLYLAALQNVPKELYESAETDGAGAFSRFWNVTVPGVRSATTLVLILSIITGANLFTEPYLLTNGGGPDGASSTPVLLIYQLGIQQQNPDTAAAIGMILVILVGMLSLAANRATRER